Genomic segment of Ewingella sp. CoE-038-23:
TCGATAATGGCGGCGGCCCACACCGGGATGTGTGGCGACAGGCGATAATGCACCCATTTCCCACTGCGCCGGTCTTGCAACAGGCCGCTTTCGCGCAGCATCGCCAGATGGCGGGAGATTTTGGGTTGAGAAAGTTCGAGGGCGGTGGTCAGTTCACATACGCAGAGTTC
This window contains:
- a CDS encoding metalloregulator ArsR/SmtB family transcription factor, which gives rise to MSSLTALQLFKNMSDDTRLTIILLLKQAGELCVCELTTALELSQPKISRHLAMLRESGLLQDRRSGKWVHYRLSPHIPVWAAAIIDQALMSQQQHIAQLALRAAQNCAVTTE